A single window of Tenericutes bacterium MZ-XQ DNA harbors:
- a CDS encoding electron transfer flavoprotein subunit beta encodes MNIVVLVKQVPDTTEIKIDKETHTLIRTGVKNIINPDDLAGVEEALKLKEIYGGKVITVTMGPEHAKSMIKALYARGVDEAYLLSDRKFAGSDTWATSYILSSFLKSLDYDLIIAGYQAIDGDTAQVGPQVAEFLDIPQITHIKEILDVNLESITVKKAFEDEVHTLMTKLPCLITTVRTMNQPRLMSAFKIWETSEKPIQLITSSDLELNPEYIGLKGSPTRVKATFTKPITKKSEKEVLEPTVAAKRILKLIYPYMEVTK; translated from the coding sequence ATGAATATCGTTGTTTTAGTAAAACAAGTGCCTGATACAACTGAAATTAAAATCGATAAAGAAACACATACATTGATTAGAACAGGCGTAAAAAACATAATTAACCCTGATGATTTAGCTGGTGTTGAAGAAGCTTTAAAGCTTAAAGAAATTTATGGAGGTAAGGTAATTACTGTAACAATGGGACCTGAACATGCAAAATCAATGATCAAAGCTCTATATGCTAGGGGTGTCGATGAGGCTTATCTATTATCAGATCGAAAATTTGCTGGTTCAGATACATGGGCAACATCATATATACTATCGTCATTTTTGAAATCATTAGACTATGATCTCATTATTGCAGGCTATCAAGCGATTGATGGAGATACGGCGCAAGTTGGACCACAAGTTGCAGAATTTTTAGATATACCTCAAATCACACACATAAAAGAGATTTTAGATGTTAATCTAGAAAGTATTACTGTTAAAAAGGCTTTTGAAGATGAAGTGCATACACTCATGACAAAACTACCTTGCTTAATTACAACAGTAAGAACAATGAATCAACCAAGATTAATGAGTGCCTTTAAAATTTGGGAAACCTCAGAAAAACCAATTCAACTGATTACATCTTCGGATTTAGAGTTAAATCCTGAGTACATCGGATTAAAAGGATCACCAACACGAGTAAAAGCAACTTTTACAAAACCGATAACAAAGAAATCAGAAAAAGAAGTTTTAGAGCCAACTGTAGCTGCAAAACGCATCTTAAAACTGATTTATCCATACATGGAGGTAACAAAATGA
- a CDS encoding DNA topoisomerase IV subunit A, whose amino-acid sequence MSVIKKIDDFVENIIESTVEEIFSDRFARYSKYIIQDRALPDARDGLKPVQRRILYAMQQLGMFHNKPHKKSARIAGEVMGKYHPHGDSSIYEAMVRLSQDFKMRSILIDMHGNNGSIDGDSAAAMRYTEARLSLAAEALLGDIDKRTVPFVPNFDDEELEPTVLPAKFPNLLVNGATGISAGYATKIPPHNLREVIDATILYLDNDQVSFKEISKIIKGPDFPTGGIVQGKEGILQALETGAGKVIIRAKTEIEEISKSQDRIVVTEIPYEVNKADLVKAIDVLRIDKKIDDIIEIRDESDQQGLRIAIDLKKGADANLMLNLLYKSTDLQVAYNYNMVAILNHRPVLVGVLPILKAYVDHQKEVITSRSNYELEKAQKRQHIVQGLIKMVSIVEQVIRTIRESNNKANAKENIIARFGFSELQAEAIVTLQLYRLSNTDILALEHEDEALSDKIKELEHILSSEHALRRVIKRELLDVSKLLGDDRRSQIEEEIETIRIDEKDLITEERVMVGVTKEGYIKRASTRSYQATQQAGLKQDDAMIFEKEVNTLDTLLIFTNLGNYIFLPVYKIDDQKWKDLGIYINNITPIEKDEAIIDTLCVSSFKDNDTILLATKDGMMKQAKLADFEVTRFYKSMKCMKLNDGDQLRSVHYGQKENIIAISKRGYVLRYLTNDLPLYGLQAGGVKGMNIADKDELVKALYVSERDEFIMLSVRGHVIKDVVEELPIYNRNRRGILVVEHLKSNPHDLVSADRLSRAQVKEDVPVLIITEKEAIHTTVSELKYSGNKFGKKIYDDQKLGMAEIIKIDEASEDIDVHKPVKKPQPKIENIEEPLDILKEEEVITKDHKKIHLSRFDLFDEDEE is encoded by the coding sequence ATGTCAGTCATCAAGAAAATTGACGATTTTGTCGAAAACATCATTGAATCTACCGTAGAAGAGATTTTTAGTGACCGGTTTGCTAGATATTCTAAATATATCATTCAAGACCGTGCACTTCCAGATGCAAGAGATGGACTTAAGCCAGTTCAAAGACGTATTTTATACGCGATGCAACAACTCGGTATGTTCCACAATAAACCACATAAGAAATCAGCAAGAATTGCTGGTGAAGTCATGGGTAAATATCATCCACATGGAGATTCTAGTATCTATGAAGCGATGGTCCGATTATCACAAGACTTTAAAATGCGCTCAATTTTAATTGATATGCATGGTAATAATGGGTCAATCGATGGTGATAGTGCAGCGGCAATGCGTTATACAGAAGCAAGATTATCGCTTGCTGCAGAAGCATTATTAGGAGATATCGATAAAAGAACAGTACCATTTGTCCCTAATTTCGATGATGAAGAATTAGAACCTACAGTTCTTCCAGCGAAATTTCCAAATCTTTTAGTCAATGGTGCAACAGGTATTTCTGCTGGATATGCAACAAAAATACCACCACATAACTTAAGAGAAGTTATTGATGCAACTATTTTATATTTGGATAATGACCAAGTATCTTTTAAAGAAATATCTAAGATCATTAAAGGTCCAGATTTTCCTACAGGTGGTATTGTTCAAGGAAAAGAAGGCATTTTACAAGCACTAGAAACTGGTGCAGGTAAAGTGATTATTAGAGCAAAAACAGAAATTGAAGAAATATCTAAATCTCAAGATCGTATTGTTGTCACAGAAATCCCTTATGAGGTCAATAAAGCTGATTTAGTTAAAGCCATTGATGTCTTAAGAATTGATAAAAAAATCGATGATATTATTGAGATTAGAGACGAATCAGACCAACAAGGATTAAGAATAGCGATTGACCTTAAAAAGGGTGCAGACGCGAATTTAATGCTTAATCTGCTGTATAAATCAACAGATCTTCAAGTCGCATACAACTATAATATGGTTGCAATCTTAAACCATAGACCGGTTTTAGTGGGTGTTCTTCCAATATTAAAAGCTTATGTAGATCATCAAAAAGAAGTGATTACTAGTCGTTCAAACTATGAACTCGAAAAAGCCCAAAAGAGACAACATATCGTACAAGGGCTGATTAAGATGGTTTCAATTGTTGAACAAGTCATTAGAACCATTAGAGAGTCTAATAATAAGGCGAACGCAAAAGAAAACATCATTGCTCGTTTTGGGTTTTCTGAATTACAAGCTGAAGCGATTGTTACATTACAACTGTATCGCCTATCTAACACGGACATTCTAGCTTTAGAACATGAAGATGAGGCACTATCTGATAAAATCAAAGAGCTAGAACACATTTTATCATCAGAACATGCATTAAGACGTGTGATTAAACGTGAACTATTAGATGTATCAAAACTCTTAGGTGATGACAGACGTTCACAAATCGAAGAAGAAATCGAGACCATTCGAATTGATGAAAAAGATTTAATCACTGAAGAGCGTGTTATGGTTGGTGTAACTAAAGAAGGTTATATCAAACGTGCATCTACAAGAAGTTATCAAGCAACACAACAAGCAGGACTTAAACAAGATGATGCAATGATTTTTGAAAAAGAAGTCAATACGCTTGATACATTGTTGATATTTACAAATTTAGGTAACTATATATTCTTACCAGTTTATAAAATCGATGATCAAAAATGGAAAGATCTAGGCATATACATCAATAACATTACGCCAATTGAAAAAGATGAGGCCATTATTGATACGCTTTGTGTTTCAAGCTTTAAAGATAATGATACCATTCTTTTAGCAACCAAAGATGGTATGATGAAACAAGCTAAACTTGCAGATTTTGAAGTTACTCGTTTTTATAAATCGATGAAATGTATGAAGTTAAATGATGGCGATCAACTTCGTTCAGTTCATTATGGGCAAAAAGAAAACATCATTGCGATATCAAAACGCGGTTATGTTTTAAGATATTTGACAAATGACCTTCCTTTATATGGCTTACAAGCTGGGGGAGTAAAAGGTATGAATATTGCTGATAAGGATGAGCTTGTCAAAGCACTTTATGTAAGTGAACGTGATGAGTTTATTATGTTATCTGTCAGAGGTCACGTGATTAAAGATGTTGTTGAAGAACTACCAATTTATAATAGAAATAGACGTGGTATCTTGGTTGTAGAGCATTTAAAATCAAACCCACATGATTTAGTATCGGCTGATCGATTATCAAGAGCACAAGTTAAAGAAGATGTACCTGTCTTAATCATTACCGAAAAAGAAGCAATTCACACAACTGTTTCAGAACTAAAATATAGTGGTAACAAGTTTGGCAAAAAAATCTACGATGATCAAAAATTAGGCATGGCAGAAATCATCAAAATAGATGAAGCCTCTGAGGATATAGATGTTCATAAACCTGTCAAAAAGCCACAACCAAAAATTGAGAACATAGAAGAACCTCTTGATATACTTAAAGAGGAAGAAGTCATCACAAAGGATCACAAAAAAATTCATTTAAGTAGATTTGATCTTTTTGATGAAGATGAAGAATAA
- a CDS encoding acyl-CoA dehydrogenase codes for MNEQLLFELLDEFSETYVKPYAKTVDEEEVFPTQTVKELGKLGLLGLPYPNVYKGVGAPYKAYIDTVRVLSKDCATTGVIISAHTSLCSSPIYQFGTEEQKQKYLTKLNDGTYLGAFGLTESGAGTDASKQQTKAIDRGEYYEITGSKIFITNAGYADIYVIFAMTKPELGLKGISAFIIEKDMVGFSVGPKEKKMGIRGSSTCELIFDKVKVPKENLLGKEGEGFKIAMKTLNGGRIGIAAQALGIAEGAFERAVAYVKTRKQFGKSIADFQHTQFKIADMKTKIEAARCLLDKAVSDVENNLDYSFSAAMVKLYASRIAVEIADDAIQLMGGYGYIRDYEVERYLRDAKITEIYEGTSEVQRMVIAGKVLKS; via the coding sequence ATGAACGAACAATTACTTTTTGAACTACTTGATGAATTTAGTGAAACTTATGTAAAGCCATATGCGAAAACTGTTGATGAAGAAGAAGTATTTCCTACTCAAACTGTTAAAGAGTTAGGGAAACTTGGTTTGTTAGGGTTACCTTATCCAAATGTTTATAAAGGTGTTGGTGCGCCTTATAAAGCTTATATTGACACAGTGAGAGTATTATCTAAAGACTGTGCAACAACTGGTGTGATTATATCTGCACATACAAGTTTATGTAGCTCTCCAATTTATCAATTTGGAACTGAAGAACAAAAACAAAAGTATCTAACTAAACTTAATGATGGTACATATTTAGGTGCTTTTGGTCTTACTGAATCTGGTGCAGGAACAGATGCGTCCAAACAGCAAACAAAAGCTATAGATCGTGGTGAATACTATGAAATTACTGGATCTAAAATATTTATCACGAATGCTGGATATGCAGATATATATGTTATCTTTGCGATGACAAAACCTGAATTGGGTCTAAAAGGTATTTCTGCATTTATTATAGAAAAAGATATGGTTGGATTTTCAGTCGGTCCAAAAGAGAAGAAAATGGGGATTAGAGGATCTTCAACTTGTGAACTTATATTCGATAAAGTAAAAGTGCCAAAAGAAAACCTACTTGGTAAAGAAGGCGAAGGTTTTAAAATCGCGATGAAGACCCTTAATGGTGGTCGTATCGGGATTGCTGCACAAGCTTTGGGTATAGCTGAAGGCGCTTTTGAACGTGCTGTTGCATATGTTAAAACCAGAAAACAGTTTGGTAAATCGATAGCTGATTTCCAACATACACAGTTTAAAATTGCTGACATGAAAACAAAAATTGAGGCAGCTAGATGTCTATTAGATAAAGCAGTTTCTGATGTAGAAAACAATCTCGATTATTCTTTTTCAGCAGCCATGGTAAAACTTTACGCTTCAAGAATTGCTGTAGAAATTGCTGATGATGCTATACAACTGATGGGGGGATATGGCTATATTAGAGATTACGAAGTAGAAAGATACTTAAGAGATGCGAAGATCACTGAAATATATGAAGGTACATCAGAAGTTCAACGTATGGTCATCGCAGGAAAGGTGTTGAAATCATGA
- a CDS encoding beta-ketoacyl-ACP reductase encodes MGRLDGRVAVVTGGAKGLGQAISETFAKEGATVIAADIGEMTYEAKNVHFYRLNVTDVEGIQVFFNEIVEKFGKIDILVNNAGITKDAMTHKMTDDMWDAVINVNLKGVFNLTRLIGPHMTENNYGSIINISSVVGLYGNIGQANYAATKAGVLGLTMTWAKEFARKGQNVRVNAIAPGYIMTDILKTVPQDLLDKFAAMTMLKRLGQPQEIANAALFLASEEASYVTGQTLSVNGGMRL; translated from the coding sequence ATGGGAAGATTAGATGGAAGAGTTGCCGTAGTTACAGGTGGCGCAAAAGGATTGGGTCAAGCAATTTCTGAAACATTTGCTAAAGAAGGTGCAACTGTTATTGCAGCTGATATAGGTGAAATGACTTATGAAGCGAAAAATGTTCACTTTTATAGATTGAATGTTACAGATGTTGAAGGTATTCAAGTGTTTTTCAATGAAATCGTTGAAAAATTCGGTAAAATTGATATTTTAGTCAATAATGCTGGTATTACAAAAGATGCAATGACACACAAAATGACTGATGATATGTGGGATGCAGTCATCAATGTAAACTTAAAAGGTGTCTTTAACTTAACAAGACTTATTGGACCACACATGACTGAAAATAATTATGGTTCAATTATCAATATATCATCTGTTGTTGGTTTATATGGAAACATTGGACAAGCAAATTATGCAGCTACTAAAGCAGGTGTTTTAGGATTAACAATGACTTGGGCAAAAGAATTTGCTAGAAAAGGTCAAAATGTTAGAGTTAATGCGATTGCTCCAGGATATATCATGACAGATATCTTAAAAACAGTTCCTCAAGATTTACTTGATAAATTTGCTGCAATGACTATGTTAAAACGTTTAGGTCAACCACAAGAAATTGCAAATGCAGCTTTATTCTTAGCATCAGAAGAAGCATCTTATGTCACAGGTCAAACACTAAGTGTTAACGGTGGTATGAGATTATAA
- a CDS encoding translation elongation factor Ts: protein MDIKLLKKLREQTGAGMLECREALNQYNDNYEDALKHILDHTKKKDANTRVASKGMCHIVVKDNEAILFEVNAETDFVTKNEHFTSMVDMIGQHLINSDVTNAKAALKETIDGKTIEDIIKRTSGIISENAYLRRFYRVSKDKSQGFGTYTHMQGKLVTLVILNKNENEIANKLAMQVAAMNAEYLDLEFIDDDTINYERFMYEKQHGSINEDDFNHMLAQKSLLSQPWIKDQTMTVKEYISKHNIEIIDFFKFELGQGIDNKLNCRLDIPCDGSKITVTPVY from the coding sequence ATGGATATAAAACTATTAAAAAAACTTAGGGAACAAACAGGTGCTGGTATGCTTGAATGTAGAGAAGCACTTAATCAGTACAATGATAACTATGAAGATGCTTTAAAACATATCTTAGATCATACAAAGAAAAAAGATGCAAACACCAGAGTAGCATCTAAGGGTATGTGTCATATAGTTGTAAAAGATAACGAAGCGATTTTGTTTGAAGTTAACGCAGAAACTGATTTTGTTACAAAAAATGAACACTTCACAAGCATGGTAGACATGATTGGACAACATTTAATAAATTCCGATGTAACAAATGCCAAAGCAGCATTAAAAGAAACCATTGATGGCAAAACAATAGAAGATATCATCAAACGCACAAGTGGAATTATCAGCGAAAACGCATATTTAAGAAGATTTTATCGGGTTAGCAAAGATAAAAGTCAAGGGTTTGGCACATATACACATATGCAAGGAAAACTTGTAACTTTAGTTATACTAAACAAAAATGAAAATGAGATTGCGAATAAACTGGCGATGCAAGTGGCTGCAATGAACGCTGAATATCTGGATTTAGAGTTCATAGACGATGATACAATAAATTATGAAAGATTTATGTATGAGAAGCAACATGGATCAATAAATGAAGATGATTTCAATCATATGTTAGCACAAAAATCTTTGTTAAGCCAACCATGGATAAAAGATCAAACAATGACTGTCAAGGAATATATTTCAAAACACAATATTGAAATAATTGATTTCTTTAAATTTGAGCTTGGTCAAGGGATAGATAACAAGCTTAACTGTAGACTGGATATCCCGTGTGATGGATCAAAAATCACAGTAACACCAGTTTACTAA
- a CDS encoding enoyl-CoA hydratase: MAKTIKDICLGESSSFSKTITEADVVLFAGVTGDMNPVHMNDVYAKASMFKNRICHGGLVSALFSTVLGTSLPGVGTIYLSQESKFIKPVYLNDTITATVEVIEILESKNRVVLKTTATNQNGDIVVTGQALVMPPR; this comes from the coding sequence ATTGCTAAAACAATCAAGGACATCTGTTTAGGTGAGTCTTCGTCTTTTAGTAAGACAATCACTGAAGCAGATGTTGTTTTATTTGCTGGTGTCACAGGAGATATGAACCCTGTACACATGAATGATGTCTATGCGAAAGCATCTATGTTTAAAAATCGCATATGTCACGGAGGATTAGTATCTGCACTATTTTCAACAGTTTTAGGCACATCGTTGCCTGGTGTAGGTACGATCTATTTATCACAAGAATCTAAATTCATCAAACCTGTTTATCTAAATGACACAATTACTGCAACAGTTGAGGTCATTGAAATTTTAGAAAGTAAAAACCGAGTTGTTCTAAAAACAACAGCAACCAATCAAAATGGTGATATTGTTGTTACTGGACAAGCACTCGTTATGCCTCCAAGATGA
- a CDS encoding acetyl-CoA acetyltransferase, with product MRKVYVVGAKRSPIGSFMGSLSDVHPADFGSQVLRALLEETKIDPSKIDEVLVGNILPAGLGQGVARQISIKSGIPSTVPAYGVNMVCGSGMKTVMNAYANIMLGFHDVVVAGGAESMTNTPYLVPGKVRTGLKMGEQPLRDHMLYDALTDAFEGYHMGITAENIVEKFGLTREEQDQFAWNSQLRARTADDAGKFKDEIVPITIKTRKGEVVFDKDEYINRGTSYEKLSQLRPAFKKDGSVTAGSSSGINDGASFLLLASDEAVKKYNLTPLFELVGIGQGGVDPSIMGLGPTPAIKQALKTANLSFNDLELLELNEAFAAQSLGVIRELTEAFGVSKEDILEKTNVNGGAIALGHPVGASGNRIIVTLLHEMLKQENKNVGLASLCIGGGMGTAVIFKKVK from the coding sequence ATGAGAAAAGTTTATGTGGTAGGCGCAAAACGTAGTCCAATCGGTTCATTCATGGGGTCATTATCAGATGTACATCCAGCAGACTTTGGTTCACAAGTGTTACGTGCACTACTCGAAGAAACAAAGATTGATCCTTCAAAGATTGATGAAGTATTGGTAGGCAATATATTACCTGCTGGACTTGGTCAAGGTGTAGCTAGACAGATTTCAATTAAATCTGGAATTCCTTCAACTGTACCTGCATATGGTGTAAATATGGTATGTGGTAGTGGTATGAAGACTGTTATGAATGCTTATGCAAATATTATGTTAGGCTTTCATGATGTTGTTGTTGCTGGTGGAGCTGAATCTATGACAAACACTCCATATTTAGTACCAGGCAAAGTAAGAACTGGTCTTAAAATGGGGGAACAACCATTAAGAGATCACATGCTTTATGACGCTCTTACTGATGCTTTTGAAGGGTATCATATGGGTATTACAGCAGAAAATATCGTTGAAAAGTTCGGATTAACAAGAGAAGAACAAGACCAATTTGCTTGGAACTCTCAGTTACGTGCTAGAACGGCTGATGATGCTGGTAAATTTAAAGATGAAATTGTACCAATTACGATTAAAACAAGAAAAGGTGAAGTTGTCTTTGATAAAGACGAGTACATCAATAGAGGTACTTCATATGAGAAACTCTCACAATTAAGACCTGCATTTAAAAAAGATGGTTCAGTAACTGCTGGTTCATCATCAGGTATTAATGATGGCGCAAGTTTCTTATTACTTGCAAGTGATGAAGCAGTTAAAAAATATAACTTAACTCCATTATTTGAACTTGTAGGCATTGGTCAAGGTGGTGTTGATCCATCTATCATGGGTTTAGGACCTACTCCTGCAATCAAACAAGCATTAAAAACTGCTAATTTATCATTTAACGATTTAGAGCTATTGGAACTAAATGAAGCTTTTGCAGCTCAATCGCTAGGAGTGATTAGAGAGTTAACTGAGGCTTTTGGTGTTTCTAAAGAAGACATTTTAGAAAAAACAAACGTAAATGGTGGTGCAATCGCACTTGGACATCCAGTTGGAGCAAGCGGTAATAGAATTATTGTTACATTGCTTCATGAAATGTTAAAACAAGAAAATAAAAATGTAGGTCTTGCAAGTTTATGTATCGGTGGCGGTATGGGAACTGCAGTGATCTTTAAAAAAGTAAAATAA